Proteins co-encoded in one Leptolyngbya sp. FACHB-261 genomic window:
- a CDS encoding 6-pyruvoyl tetrahydropterin synthase family protein has product MSVWKLTTEFTFDSAHYIRDYDGPCGRIHGHTYKVQVKAISDRLHPSERTPHAVMVADFTTLRWAKKDVTQGGLDHCLLNEVLPKGYETTAEMIAKYIYDETKKRVPEGVQLKVMVSETPNSWVEYEE; this is encoded by the coding sequence ATGTCTGTGTGGAAACTTACCACTGAATTCACTTTTGACAGTGCCCATTACATCCGTGACTACGATGGTCCTTGTGGTCGGATACATGGACACACATATAAAGTTCAGGTGAAGGCTATTTCTGATCGGCTTCACCCCTCAGAGCGAACGCCTCACGCAGTAATGGTGGCTGACTTCACAACCTTACGGTGGGCTAAAAAAGACGTGACTCAAGGTGGCTTAGACCACTGCTTACTTAACGAAGTTCTACCTAAAGGCTATGAAACCACAGCTGAGATGATCGCTAAGTATATCTACGACGAGACTAAAAAGCGGGTACCAGAGGGTGTACAGCTAAAGGTGATGGTATCAGAAACCCCCAATAGCTGGGTGGAGTATGAGGAATGA
- a CDS encoding ParB N-terminal domain-containing protein → MAKRFEGVFAGRQAPQASLPSDLPSSLPLDQIKDRSQDTRTLNQQHVVALSESISVLGLIEPLVVDQEEVLLAGGHRLAAIRHLAKTEPGTFKQLFANGVPVRVMSLKVAEDPARALEIEVAENEKRRDYTPAEVRALADRLREAGYVERPGRPAKGEKALKPALEIIVGKSLRTVQAYLSGTPQNPGRKTMKRFMVSPDRAQWLKEAAQTLGCEPGEIQDLAVDLLIAKAGKWAKYGNLADLRHQLGVSGTKQGKTEK, encoded by the coding sequence ATGGCTAAACGCTTCGAGGGTGTATTCGCTGGACGACAAGCTCCCCAAGCTTCATTACCCTCAGATCTCCCATCATCGCTGCCTCTTGATCAGATTAAGGATCGATCTCAGGACACCCGTACCCTTAACCAACAACACGTTGTTGCCCTCTCTGAAAGTATTTCTGTTCTCGGTTTAATAGAACCTCTTGTAGTTGATCAAGAAGAAGTTCTATTGGCAGGTGGCCACCGATTGGCGGCTATCAGGCACTTAGCTAAAACCGAACCTGGAACATTCAAACAGCTCTTTGCCAATGGGGTGCCGGTGCGAGTGATGTCCCTCAAGGTTGCTGAGGATCCGGCGCGGGCATTAGAGATTGAGGTAGCTGAAAACGAAAAGCGTCGGGACTACACTCCCGCGGAAGTGCGAGCCTTAGCAGATCGTTTAAGAGAAGCAGGTTATGTTGAGCGTCCCGGACGGCCGGCTAAAGGAGAAAAAGCGCTCAAACCAGCTCTGGAAATCATCGTGGGTAAGAGCCTGAGAACCGTCCAAGCCTACCTAAGTGGAACACCACAGAACCCTGGGCGCAAAACCATGAAACGTTTCATGGTTTCTCCTGACCGTGCCCAATGGCTCAAGGAAGCTGCTCAAACGTTGGGCTGTGAACCAGGTGAGATCCAGGATCTAGCTGTTGATCTACTGATAGCTAAAGCTGGTAAATGGGCTAAGTATGGTAACTTAGCGGATCTGCGGCATCAGCTTGGCGTTTCTGGAACGAAGCAAGGTAAGACAGAGAAGTAG